One region of Zingiber officinale cultivar Zhangliang chromosome 7B, Zo_v1.1, whole genome shotgun sequence genomic DNA includes:
- the LOC122004536 gene encoding uncharacterized protein Mb2253c-like — protein sequence MEETFQILRRYGVKLNPQKCLFGAKGGRFLGYIVTERDIEANPSEINALQDMPPPRNLREGERMHLSVQLDYRATNNEAEYEALIAGLQAARHVGASRVVIHTDSQLAAQQLMGAFEINNARLKLYAEAFEKLKTNFTEVMVQKIPRAENQATDE from the exons atggaggagaccttccaaataTTGAGAAGGTATGGCGTCAAACTTAACCCTCAAAAGTGCCTGTTTGGggcaaaaggcgggcgcttcctgggCTACATTGTGACCGAACGGGatatagaggcgaaccccagcgAGATAAATGCACTGCAGGACATGCCGCCTCCTAGAAATCTCCGAGAG ggagagcggatgcatttaTCCGTCCAGCTAGATTATCGGGCAACCAATAATGAGGCGGaatacgaagccctcatagccggattgcaagcCGCACGGCATGTTGGAGCCAGTCGGGTCGTGATCCACACGGATTCCCAGCTTGCCGCTCAGCAACTCATGGGcgccttcgagataaacaatgcaagacttaAGTTGTACGCGGAGGCTTTTGAGAAACTCAAGACTAACTTCACCGAGGTGatggtccagaagataccccgagcagagaaccaggcGACAGATGAATAG